In Torulaspora delbrueckii CBS 1146 chromosome 1, complete genome, one genomic interval encodes:
- the PSY2 gene encoding Psy2p (similar to Saccharomyces cerevisiae PSY2 (YNL201C); ancestral locus Anc_2.48), with the protein MPLEDSGCIDESAREEVLIPDTEPKRVKAYVLENNEWKDTGTGFCIGKLDKEDEGRATSAYLVVTNEDAPREVLLRSKLEGNIEYQRQEETLIVWKDLNGRDIALSFEESLGCDVLCEFIVEVQRHSETNISLVAVKSNDNGVGSVHEIITGPVSLPSVDPEQNEQTLMESLRILNENVAFEFLKNETIEFILKSDYVGLLISHFHKAEAAKLPKDLFLLGSLVKTLILYNQRDVLEKMTEDEYIMGIVGILEYDTEFPDSKTNHRKCLESNSPSIKEVIPIQNEELKNILKKCFRLQFLKDVVLVRFLDDHNISFILDIILDLQTCIIDFIKVDPFLDTLFALYDERPPEDVDAELIEKRKDGIRLLHQCVQMSKNLDAADKETFYRTLVGKDIFKVLDYAFHKETESSLRILATDTIITIIEYDVLLIPNVQRLKPSSKNSDKEAKDENADQQSKPEGSEISLLLILSAILLTDKSPGMREQVSQALHTLLHPDGCLENDIALENNHPGNVDLISDMNYDMHNGSDNINGFSSSSSHVMESFGNFYSQVAPVLFQPLIKDSKDKNKLIDDDNLLIHLVKLVSLVCTEHNRRISREFILENGIVESLSHLIEPTHNLQLRLTAVRCFKNIMCLDDDYYHRHMISKKLYRPIFKLLEENLDKDNLANSCVQDFCKIVLVHCLSTRTEANGKQQEMLRRKSNFTLLSKHIMEEYGEILQRARQIRVFNELIEFNQEQKATEVDGSDDREDISMDNDVNDSAHLTLDDESKVFKRLHSEVTDVESPFGPTTLHTKKIIEKLNTVEPPSAMLGKLMRE; encoded by the coding sequence ATGCCCTTGGAAGATAGTGGTTGCATAGACGAAAGCGCTCGTGAGGAAGTTTTAATTCCGGATACTGAACCTAAGAGGGTCAAAGCATATGTATTGGAGAACAACGAGTGGAAAGATACTGGTACTGGGTTTTGTATTGGGAAATTAGataaggaagatgaaggacGCGCAACGAGTGCATATCTGGTGGTCACGAATGAAGATGCGCCACGAGAAGTGTTGTTGAGATCGAAGCTGGAAGGTAATATTGAGTATCAACGACAGGAAGAGACTTTGATCGTTTGGAAGGATCTGAATGGGAGAGATATCGCATTGagttttgaagagagcCTAGGTTGTGATGTGTTGTGTGAGTTTATTGTGGAAGTTCAGAGGCATTCGGAGACTAATATCTCGCTTGTAGCGGTTAAATCAAACGATAATGGTGTTGGTTCTGTGCATGAGATTATTACGGGACCTGTTTCTTTGCCCTCTGTGGATCCGGAGCAGAACGAACAGACGTTGATGGAATCTCTGAGGATTTTAAATGAGAATGTCGCATTTGAGTTCCTGAAAAATGAAACGATTGAGTTTATACTGAAATCCGATTACGTTGGGCTGTTGATCAGTCATTTTCACAAGGCTGAAGCTGCGAAGCTTCCGAAGGACTTGTTTCTGCTCGGGAGTCTTGTGAAGACTCTGATACTTTACAATCAACGGGATGTGTTGGAGAAGATGACAGAAGATGAATATATTATGGGAATTGTAGGGATATTGGAGTACGATACAGAATTCCCAGATTCAAAAACAAACCATAGAAAATGTTTGGAATCAAATAGTCCCAGCATCAAAGAAGTAATACCAattcaaaatgaagaattgaagaatattttgaaaaaatgtTTCCGGTTACagtttttgaaagatgttGTCCTTGTACGATTCTTGGACGATCACAATATCAGTTTTATCCTCGATATTATCCTGGATTTACAAACATGCATAatcgatttcatcaaagtaGATCCTTTCCTGGATACGCTGTTCGCATTGTATGACGAGAGGCCTCCTGAGGATGTTGACGCCGAATTAATtgagaagagaaaagaCGGCATACGGCTTTTACATCAATGCGTTCAAATGTCCAAAAACCTCGATGCCGCCGATAAGGAAACGTTTTATAGGACTTTGGTCGGGAAAGACATCTTCAAGGTACTCGATTATGCATTTCACAAAGAGACCGAAAGTAGTTTGAGGATTCTCGCAACAGATACCATCATCACAATAATTGAATACGACGTGTTGTTAATACCCAATGTGCAGCGTCTGAAACCTTCATCTAAGAACTCCGATAAAGAAGCgaaagatgaaaatgcTGATCAACAGTCAAAACCCGAAGGCTCAGAAATCTCTTTGTTACTCATCTTATCAGCGATCTTACTCACTGATAAGAGTCCCGGTATGCGAGAACAAGTCAGTCAAGCTTTGCATACATTGTTACACCCAGACGGCTGCCTCGAGAACGATATAGCGCTGGAGAACAATCATCCTGGCAATGTCGATCTCATTTCTGACATGAACTATGACATGCATAACGGCAGTGACAATATCAATGGCTTCAGCTCCTCATCTTCGCATGTGATGGAGTCgtttggaaatttttaCAGCCAGGTAGCTCCGGTGCTGTTTCAGCCCTTGATAAAGGATTCCAAAGATAAGAATAAACTTATAGACGATGACAATTTGCTAATTCATCTCGTTAAACTAGTGTCACTCGTATGCACGGAGCACAACCGCAGAATATCGAGGGAGTTTATCTTGGAAAACGGAATCGTGGAATCCCTAAGTCATCTAATCGAGCCCACTCACAACTTGCAATTAAGACTCACAGCAGTGAGATGTTTTAAAAATATAATGTGcttggatgatgattattATCACAGACACATGATTTCGAAAAAATTGTATCGACCAATATTCAAGTTattggaagaaaacttGGACAAAGATAATCTAGCGAACTCATGCGTCCAGgatttttgcaaaattgTTCTTGTGCATTGTCTTTCCACGAGAACCGAGGCTAATGGCAAACAGCAAGAAATGCTACGCAGGAAATCAAATTTCACGCTTTTGAGTAAACACATAATGGAAGAGTATGGTGAAATCTTGCAACGTGCCAGGCAGATAAGAGTTTTCAATGAACTGATCGAGTTCAATCAGGAGCAAAAAGCCACAGAAGTTGATGGCTCCGATGACAGGGAAGATATCAGCATGGACAATGATGTCAATGACAGTGCTCACTTGACGTTAGACGACGAAAGTAAGGTGTTCAAGAGGCTTCATTCTGAAGTGACTGATGTCGAATCTCCGTTCGGCCCCACCACCCTGCATACCAAGAAAATAATAGAGAAACTGAATACAGTGGAGCCTCCATCTGCAATGTTAGGAAAACTAATGAGGGAGTAA
- the SPS18 gene encoding Sps18p (similar to Saccharomyces cerevisiae GCS1 (YDL226C) and SPS18 (YNL204C); ancestral locus Anc_2.46) yields MSEWKVDPENRRRLLQLQKIGANKKCVDCEAPNPQWASPKFGVFICLECAGVHRSLGVHISFVRSITMDQFKPEELARMEKGGNEPFKEYMVAHNVDLTLPHKVKYDNPIAEDYKQKLTCEVDGETFVEPEHPGFDAASLGKSSVQPEALAEVSRQQTPIESRRSVTPKNSIDQKTKNQAYFEQLGKQNQGKPNHLPPSQGGKYQGFGNTPASNDTSNGQSAQQSNTLSLDNFQKDPLGTFTKGWGLFSSAVTKSFEEVNESVIKPGYQQWQSGELSEDTKRAAAQFGQKVQETSHLSMQAFSSFTKNIQHQYIGDDAAGNPQYSQIPQTTSQEGLNQKSAPLNEKSKKAAEDEWDDF; encoded by the coding sequence ATGTCAGAGTGGAAAGTAGATCCAGAGAACCGTAGACGGTTGTTGCAACTGCAGAAGATTGGAGCTAATAAGAAATGTGTGGACTGTGAGGCTCCCAATCCACAATGGGCTTCTCCTAAATTTGGAGTTTTTATTTGTTTGGAATGTGCTGGAGTGCATCGAAGCCTAGGGGTCCACATCTCCTTTGTGAGATCTATCACTATGGACCAGTTCAAACCAGAAGAGCTAGCGAGGATGGAGAAAGGTGGAAATGAGCCTTTCAAGGAGTATATGGTTGCACACAACGTAGACTTGACGTTGCCTCACAAGGTGAAGTACGATAATCCGATCGCTGAGGACTATAAGCAAAAGTTGACCTGTGAAGTAGATGGCGAGACTTTTGTAGAGCCTGAACACCCTGGGTTTGATGCTGCAAGTTTAGGTAAATCTTCTGTGCAGCCTGAGGCACTAGCGGAAGTGAGCAGGCAACAGACACCGATTGAGTCACGCCGCTCTGTTACGCCAAAGAACTCGATAGATCAAAAGACAAAGAACCAAGCGTATTTTGAACAGCTGGGCAAGCAAAATCAAGGTAAACCAAATCATTTACCACCCTCTCAGGGCGGTAAATACCAAGGTTTTGGCAACACTCCAGCGAGTAACGATACTTCGAATGGCCAGTCCGCTCAGCAGTCGAATACGTTGAGCTTGgacaattttcaaaaagaCCCACTCGGTACATTTACCAAAGGTTGGGGACTTTTCTCCTCAGCGGTGACCAAGtcctttgaagaagtcaaCGAGTCTGTCATCAAACCGGGCTACCAGCAATGGCAATCTGGCGAGCTTTCAGAAGATACCAAGAGAGCTGCGGCTCAGTTTGGCCAAAAGGTGCAAGAAACAAGTCATTTGAGTATGCAGgcattttcttcctttaCCAAAAATATACAACATCAGTATATTGGAGATGATGCTGCTGGTAATCCACAATACTCGCAGATTCCACAAACTACCTCTCAGGAAGGACTAAACCAGAAATCTGCACCATTGAATGAGAAATCGAAGAAAGCAGCGGAAGATGAGTGGGACGATTTTTGA
- the HO gene encoding Hop (similar to Saccharomyces cerevisiae HO (YDL227C); ancestral locus Anc_2.42): protein MFEQGTKIMMANGQAKDIQDIAINSYVLCADGTIDRVTSISQDVQTTYQILQKTKHRANEGEPGREDPMRRQVFHRLGFKCTVAHKLPLRTASKPTLENSFKRNNFKVKWKNMEEHLTFDGRIVSLPKTHHKDFPMTSEGEFRARSFMAEKEAEHGRYLEFSIQVRDLDLLEAQIRVNSFLRFSPVVTGRGILSEFLTGQKHLITPYVLDMAWLLGLWLGDGTTKEPEISVDSFDTCLMEGLIERCKTWGLFPTYKDEPIPLRAKHTRLYFGQEPDGNRRNRNLRKDNPFWNAVINLKFKRDLDGEKQVPSFMWTEDIEVREAFLAGLIDSDGYVVKRNEGPDAFKASIQTIYPSIMNGIVHVSRSLGIASTVTTRSARTETIEGRKVNCHFTYDCHIAGRTPLQKVLSYCCSGHKKRPVPKVIIREPIYFGFNEEKRGLQPVFGITTEQGKKILLDNKLVAHTCGEHCIKEQPKFTTTKGLKHCIACPRKGVRYFYKDWSGNHRICGRCYGRYKFSGYRCLNCKYVPEAREVRKAKQRGEELGVSPDGITVSGLICGRCKGILKFDEIRGPRKVNAIIAS from the coding sequence ATGTTTGAACAGGGAACAAAAATAATGATGGCTAATGGCCAAGCCAAGgatattcaagatatcGCAATTAATTCATACGTTTTGTGCGCTGATGGGACCATAGATCGTGTTACTTCGATATCGCAGGATGTTCAAACGACATATCAAATTCTACAAAAGACCAAACATAGAGCCAATGAGGGAGAGCCCGGTAGGGAGGATCCTATGAGGAGACAGGTATTTCACAGGTTGGGATTTAAATGCACCGTAGCTCATAAGTTGCCTTTAAGAACTGCTTCTAAACCAACCTTAgaaaactctttcaaaaggaATAATTTTAAAGTAAAGTGGAAGAATATGGAAGAGCATTTAACTTTTGACGGTAGAATTGTCAGCTTACCCAAAACTCATCATAAGGATTTTCCGATGACATCTGAAGGTGAATTTCGTGCCAGATCTTTTATGGctgagaaagaagcagaacATGGCAGATACCTCGAATTCAGCATTCAAGTCAGAGACCtggatcttttggaagctCAAATCCGTGTTAACTCATTTTTACGATTTTCACCAGTAGTTACTGGGAGAGGTATCCTATCAGAATTTTTAACTGGTCAAAAGCATCTCATTACCCCATATGTACTCGATATGGCATGGCTATTAGGATTATGGCTTGGCGATGGTACAACCAAAGAGCCAGAAATTAGTGTCGACAGTTTTGACACATGCCTGATGGAAGGATTGATTGAGAGGTGTAAAACCTGGGGTTTATTTCCAACTTATAAGGATGAACCTATTCCACTTAGAGCCAAGCACACTAGGCTGTACTTTGGTCAAGAGCCCGATGGGAATAGAAGGAATAGGAACTTGAGAAAGGATAATCCTTTTTGGAATGCGGTAATAAATCTCAAATTCAAGAGAGACCTCGATGGTGAGAAGCAAGTGCCTTCATTTATGTGGACAGAAGACATCGAAGTTCGCGAAGCATTCTTAGCTGGTTTGATTGACTCAGATGGCTATGTGGTTAAGAGGAATGAAGGGCCTGATGCTTTCAAGGCCTCAATCCAAACTATATACCCATCAATCATGAACGGTATTGTTCATGTCTCTCGTTCACTTGGTATTGCGTCCACGGTGACGACACGATCGGCGAGAACTGAGACGATTGAAGGTCGCAAAGTCAATTGTCATTTCACTTATGATTGCCACATCGCTGGACGCACTCCGCTTCAAAAGGTCTTATCCTATTGTTGTAGTGGTCATAAAAAGAGACCTGTGCCAAAAGTCATAATAAGAGAACCGATCTACTTTGGATTCAATGAGGAAAAGCGTGGATTACAACCAGTCTTTGGGATAACCACGGAACAGGGCAAGAAAATCTTGCTAGACAATAAACTTGTAGCTCATACTTGTGGAGAGCATTGCATAAAAGAACAACCGAAAttcacaacaacaaaagGTCTTAAGCATTGCATAGCATGTCCACGTAAAGGAGTGAGATACTTTTATAAGGACTGGTCAGGTAATCATCGTATCTGTGGGCGTTGTTATGGACGTTATAAATTCAGCGGTTATAGGTGTCTGAATTGTAAATATGTTCCCGAAGCTAGAGAAGTAAGAAAGGCCAAACAAAGAGGCGAGGAATTGGGAGTTTCTCCTGATGGAATCACAGTTAGCGGGCTAATTTGTGGTAGGTGTAAAGGCATTCTCAAATTCGATGAGATTAGAGGACCTCGAAAAGTAAATGCGATAATCGCTTCTTGA
- the SPS19 gene encoding 2,4-dienoyl-CoA reductase (NADPH) (similar to Saccharomyces cerevisiae SPS19 (YNL202W); ancestral locus Anc_2.47) has protein sequence MVNTLDDSFVTEGTWKPNLFKGKVVLVTGGAGSICRVQTEAMVLLGARAAIIGRRKEATVEAAEEISKLGEEGCVLPVYGVDVRNFEEVKDAVAQTVAKFGRIDYVIAGAAGNFISDFQHLSPNGFKSVVDIDLLGSFNTAKACVSELQKTKGAIIFISATLHYYGVPFQAHVGAAKAGVDALSNALAVELGPLGIRCNCIAPGPIGDTEGLKRLVQSGLKDKLITMVPLQRLGKREDVANTTVFLFSSAASFVNGSISVVDGGAWHIGTHFAQDMYPEFVKGLKSQL, from the coding sequence ATGGTAAATACATTGGACGACTCATTTGTGACTGAAGGGACTTGGAAACCTAATCTATTCAAGGGAAAGGTGGTTTTAGTGACTGGGGGTGCTGGTAGTATCTGTAGAGTACAGACGGAGGCTATGGTGTTATTGGGAGCTCGAGCAGCAATTATTGGAAGACGTAAGGAAGCTACTGTCGAAGCAGCTGAAGAGATCTCGAAATTGGGTGAGGAAGGGTGTGTTCTTCCTGTGTATGGGGTAGATGTGCGGAActtcgaagaagtgaaAGATGCTGTAGCCCAAACTGTGGCAAAGTTTGGTCGTATCGATTATGTGATCGCTGGTGCTGCTGGTAATTTTATCAGTGATTTTCAACACCTGTCACCTAATGGGTTCAAATCTGTGGTCGATATTGATCTGCTGGGCAGTTTTAATACGGCGAAGGCCTGTGTTTCCGAATTGCAGAAGACTAAAGGGGCTATTATCTTTATCTCTGCCACTTTGCACTACTATGGTGTGCCATTCCAGGCCCATGTAGGTGCTGCAAAAGCCGGAGTTGATGCTCTCTCAAATGCGCTGGCCGTAGAACTGGGACCTTTGGGGATTCGTTGCAACTGCATAGCACCTGGGCCTATTGGCGATACAGAGGGCTTGAAACGTCTGGTCCAATCGGGGCTCAAGGATAAATTGATTACGATGGTCCCATTACAAAGGCTTGGCAAGAGAGAAGACGTTGCCAACACTACTGttttccttttctcttCCGCTGCTTCGTTCGTCAACGGTAGTATCTCAGTAGTAGATGGTGGAGCATGGCACATTGGAACACATTTCGCTCAAGATATGTATCCCGAGTTTGTAAAAGGTTTAAAGTCACAGCTTTAA
- the RTT106 gene encoding Rtt106p (similar to Saccharomyces cerevisiae RTT106 (YNL206C); ancestral locus Anc_2.45): MDPFLARLPDELRSKVVGVVNVVPESLAVFEEIYKYASLDDGGQSRKTRKVEEVDQIDFKVPDESQVIFSIEDASILSPVRKKLNFVLHLSPESKPMISLIKGDKIELSITELKKNITMATFLPVAEKQNYLYIFINYANTVDNKYTDPVLMTLNKNTMLTQFKQSGFLDASVDDFTKCIEYMRKQAILAGFRISDPFFTNHQEAEQNSSFHVECHRGTKEGTLYFLPDHIIFGFRKPILLFNSSDIESITYSSITRLTFNVTLVTKDGSKYEFSMIDQNEYSKIDEYVRRKQVKDKSMSEELKAKSKNKANQDNEDAPSALEEAAQQMGNGPTLELNSDDDEEADQNFEAESDLSDGSGEESGAEEAEDGEADSENGNEEGLTANNHAVKEDDFEVGLQDIPIEVDDEDDEGSGVEYA, encoded by the coding sequence ATGGACCCATTTCTAGCCAGGCTTCCTGACGAATTGAGATCCAAAGTTGTAGGCGTAGTCAATGTTGTGCCCGAATCACTAGCGgtttttgaagagatctaCAAGTATGCATCGTTAGACGATGGGGGTCAAAGCCGGAAAACTCGgaaagttgaagaagtggatcaaattgatttcaaagtgcCAGATGAATCACAGGTAATTTTCtccattgaagatgctTCTATTCTATCTCCAGTACGAAAAAAGTTGAATTTTGTATTACATCTCTCTCCAGAGAGCAAACCAATGATATCATTAATTAAAGGTGACAAGATCGAATTATCAATCAcagagttgaagaagaatattaCAATGGCTACATTTTTACCTGTTGCAGAGAAGCAGAACTATCTCTACATCTTTATTAATTATGCGAATACCGTTGATAACAAATATACGGACCCAGTGCTAATGACTCTAAATAAAAACACCATGCTTACTCAATTTAAGCAATCGGGATTTCTGGATGCCTCTGTCGACGATTTTACCAAGTGCATAGAATATATGAGAAAACAAGCGATTCTTGCTGGGTTCAGAATATCAGATCCGTTCTTTACAAACCATCAGGAAGCGGAACAGAACAGTTCTTTCCATGTTGAATGTCATCGAGGTACAAAGGAAGGTACATTGTATTTTCTGCCGGACCATATTATCTTTGGCTTCAGAAAACCAATTCTATTATTCAACTCGTCAGATATTGAATCGATTACATATTCATCCATTACAAGACTAACATTCAATGTTACTTTGGTTACTAAAGATGGCAGCAAGTACGAGTTTTCAATGATTGATCAAAACGAGTACAGCAAGATTGACGAATACGTTAGGAGGAAACAGGTGAAGGATAAATCTATGTCGGAGGAATTAAAAGCAAAGTCCAAGAACAAAGCCAACCAGGATAACGAAGACGCGCCATCggctttggaagaagctgcCCAACAAATGGGTAATGGACCAACTCTTGAATTGAATTCGGACGACGACGAAGAGGCAGACCAGAATTTCGAAGCAGAGAGTGACTTGTCAGATGGCAGTGGCGAGGAATCAGgtgctgaagaagcagaagacGGTGAGGCAGATTCAGAAAATGGAAATGAAGAAGGTCTCACAGCTAACAATCATGCGGTcaaagaggatgattttgaagtaGGGTTGCAAGACATTCCAATAGAGGTGGATGACGAAGACGACGAAGGTTCAGGAGTAGAATACGCCTAA
- the RIO2 gene encoding protein kinase RIO2 (similar to Saccharomyces cerevisiae RIO2 (YNL207W); ancestral locus Anc_2.44), which yields MKLDMGHMRYLTADDFKVLKAVEQGTKNHEVVPTGMIHQISGMRASSGTNRAIGDLAKVKLVAKVRNAKYDGYKLTYNGFDYLAVKSMLNRDTVYSFGNTIGVGKESDIYQVSDKNGVAKVMKIHRLGRTSFHTVKNNRDYLKKNAHGTNWMHLSLLAAQKEYQFMSLLYSKGFIVPQPYDNSRHIVLMELIDGFPMRNLRNHSNIPKLYSDLMTFAVKLANSGLIHCDFNEFNIMIKNTVEDSKDCGFVVIDFPQCISIQHKDADFYFQRDIECIRRFFRKKLKYDPTPDPTMLDEDGYGDGYRYAYPEFERDVHRCDNLDELVQASGFSKKHPGDRSLEEAVDSMRNAEYNSEDDEQYSDEEEEESEDYYTESDEDNDSEGSTTDEEEEENERIIEALSKGVGNLKMDKLGNYILED from the coding sequence ATGAAACTGGATATGGGGCATATGCGGTACTTGACCGCTGATGATTTTAAAGTATTAAAAGCGGTGGAACAGGGAACGAAAAATCACGAAGTGGTACCTACAGGTATGATTCACCAGATTTCGGGAATGAGAGCTAGTTCCGGGACCAATAGAGCCATTGGTGACTTGGCGAAAGTGAAACTAGTTGCGAAAGTGAGAAATGCGAAATACGATGGCTATAAGTTGACATACAATGGGTTTGATTATCTAGCGGTGAAATCTATGTTGAACAGAGATACGGTCTACTCATTTGGTAACACCATTGGTGTAGGAAAGGAATCCGATATCTACCAAGTAAGTGATAAGAATGGTGTGGCAAAAGTCATGAAAATTCATAGACTAGGAAGAACTTCTTTCCATACTGTTAAGAATAATAGAgattatttgaaaaaaaatgctCATGGTACCAATTGGATGCATTTATCTTTACTGGCGGCTCAGAAGGAATACCAATTTATGTCGCTGTTGTATTCGAAAGGGTTTATTGTTCCTCAGCCTTACGATAACTCTCGTCACATAGTTCTCATGGAGCTCATTGATGGGTTCCCAATGAGAAATCTTCGAAACCATAGCAACATACCAAAACTTTACAGCGATCTAATGACTTTTGCTGTTAAGCTTGCAAATAGTGGATTGATCCATTGTGATTTCAATGAGTTTAATATTATGATCAAGAACACAGTAGAGGATTCCAAGGATTGCGGGTTTGTTGTGATCGATTTCCCACAATGTATATCCATTCAACATAAGGATGCAGATTTTTATTTCCAGAGAGATATCGAGTGTATCAGACGGTTTTTtagaaagaagctgaaatATGACCCGACACCAGATCCTACCATGCTTGATGAGGATGGATATGGTGATGGTTACAGATACGCATATCCAGAGTTTGAGAGAGATGTTCACCGGTGTGACAATCTAGATGAGCTAGTCCAGGCTTCTGGTTTTAGTAAGAAGCATCCTGGTGATAGAAGCTTAGAAGAGGCAGTCGATAGCATGAGAAACGCAGAGTACAACTCCGAAGATGACGAACAATATTCggacgaagaagaggaagagagCGAAGATTACTACACTGAGAGTGACGAAGACAATGACAGTGAAGGAAGTACTaccgatgaggaagaagaggaaaatgaaCGCATAATTGAAGCACTTTCAAAGGGTGTAggtaatttgaaaatggaCAAGCTAGGTAATTATATACTGGAGGATTAG
- the TDEL0A00840 gene encoding uncharacterized protein (similar to Saccharomyces cerevisiae SSB1 (YDL229W) and SSB2 (YNL209W); ancestral locus Anc_2.41), giving the protein MAEGVFQGAIGIDLGTTYSCVATYESSVEIIANEQGNRVTPSFVAFTPEERLIGEAAKNQAALNPENTVFDAKRLIGRRYDEESVQNDMKTWPFKVIDVEGSPVIEVQYLGETKTFSPQEISAMVLTKMKEIAEAKIAQKVEKAVITVPAYFNDAQRQATKDAGSIAGLNVLRIINEPTAAAIAYGLGAGKSDKERHVLIFDLGGGTFDVSLLHIAGGVYTVKSTSGNTHLGGQDFDTNMLEHFKAEFKKKTGSDISKDARALRRLRTAAERAKRTLSSVTQTTVEVDSLFDGEDFETSITRARFEDLNSALFKSTLEPVEQVLKDAKISKSQIDEVVLVGGSTRIPKVQKLLSDFFEGKQLEKSINPDEAVAYGAAVQGAILTGQSTNDETKDLLLLDVAPLSLGVGMQGDIFGIVVPRNTTVPTIKRRTFTTVADHQTTVQFPVYQGERVNCKENTLLGEFDLKNIPPMSAGEPVLEAIFEVDANGILKVTAVEKSTGKSANITISNAVGRLSSDDIEKMVNQAEEFKAADEAFAKRHEARQRLESYVASIEQNVTDPVLSSKLKRGSKSKIEAALSDALAALEIEDASTDDLRKAEVGLKRVVTKAMSSR; this is encoded by the coding sequence ATGGCTGAAGGTGTTTTCCAAGGTGCTATCGGTATCGATTTGGGTACTACTTACTCATGTGTTGCCACTTACGAGTCCTCCGTTGAGATTATCGCCAACGAGCAAGGTAACAGAGTTACTCCATCTTTCGTTGCTTTCACTCCAGAAGAGAGATTGATCGGTGAAGCTGCCAAGAACCAGGCTGCTTTGAACCCAGAGAATACTGTCTTCGACGCTAAGCGTTTGATCGGTAGACGttacgatgaagaatctgTTCAGAACGATATGAAGACCTGGCCTTTCAAGGTCATCGATGTCGAGGGTTCTCCAGTCATCGAAGTCCAATACTTGGGTGAAACCAAGACTTTCTCCCCACAAGAAATCTCTGCTATGGTTTTGACCAAGATGAAGGAGATTGCTGAGGCTAAGATTGCTCAAAAGGTTGAAAAGGCTGTTATCACCGTTCCAGCTTATTTCAACGATGCTCAAAGACAAGCTACCAAGGATGCTGGTTCCATCGCTGGTTTGAACGTCTTGCGTATTATCAACGAACCAACCGCCGCTGCCATTGCTTACGGTTTGGGTGCTGGTAAGTCCGACAAAGAAAGACACGTCTTGATCTTCGATTTGGGTGGTGGTACTTTCGATGTCTCTTTGTTGCACATCGCTGGTGGTGTCTACACCGTCAAGTCTACTTCCGGTAATACTCACTTGGGTGGTCAAGATTTCGACACCAACATGTTGGAACATTTCAAGGctgaattcaagaagaagaccGGTTCTGACATCTCCAAGGACGCTAGagctttgagaagattgagAACTGCTGCTGAAAGAGCTAAGAGAACTTTGTCCTCTGTTACTCAAACCACTGTCGAAGTCGACTCCTTGTTCGACggtgaagatttcgaaACTTCTATCACCAGAGCTAGATTCGAAGACTTGAACTCtgctcttttcaaatccacTTTGGAACCAGTTGAACAAGTCTTGAAGGACGCTAAGATCTCCAAGTCTCAAATCGACGAAGTTGTCTTGGTTGGTGGTTCCACTAGAATTCCAAAGGTCCAAAAATTGTTGTCCGACTTCTTCGAAGGTAAGCAATTGGAGAAATCTATTAACCCAGATGAAGCCGTCGCTTACGGTGCTGCTGTTCAAGGTGCTATCTTGACCGGTCAATCCACTAACGATGAGACCAAGGacttgttgttgttggatGTCGCTCCATTGTCTCTAGGTGTTGGTATGCAAGGTGACATCTTCGGTATCGTTGTCCCAAGAAACACTACCGTTCCAACcatcaagagaagaactttCACCACAGTTGCTGACCACCAAACTACTGTCCAATTCCCAGTTTACCAAGGTGAACGTGTTAACTGTAAAGAAAACACTTTGTTGGGTGAATTCGACTTGAAGAACATTCCACCAATGTCCGCTGGTGAACCAGTTCTAGAAGCTATCTTCGAAGTTGATGCTAACGGTATCTTGAAGGTCACCGCCGTTGAGAAGTCCACTGGTAAGTCCGCTAACATCACCATCTCCAATGCTGTCGGTAGATTGTCCTCTGATGACATCGAAAAGATGGTCAACCaagctgaagaattcaagGCTGCTGACGAAGCTTTCGCTAAGAGACACGAAGCTAGACAAAGATTGGAATCTTACGTTGCATCCATCGAACAAAACGTCACCGACCCAGTCTTGTCCtccaagttgaagagaggtTCCAAGTCTAAGATTGAAGCTGCTTTGTCCGATGCTTTGGCTGCTTTGGAAATCGAAGACGCTTCCACTGATGACTTGAGAAAGGCTGAAGTTGGTTTGAAGAGAGTCGTCACCAAGGCTATGTCTTCCCGCTAA